The Dioscorea cayenensis subsp. rotundata cultivar TDr96_F1 chromosome 21, TDr96_F1_v2_PseudoChromosome.rev07_lg8_w22 25.fasta, whole genome shotgun sequence genome includes a region encoding these proteins:
- the LOC120252601 gene encoding uncharacterized protein LOC120252601 yields the protein MICKVRSSRPIAQRTQAIPSTLSRLARPIHVRRSLPLPTSSLPLPVPEAPWFNTSTPSIYRPIAPLPSTPLPPTPPRSFSEFVFVFSSMALVRRAILHNGEKSGVKDPETLV from the exons ATGATTTGCAAAGTTAGGTCCAGTAGGCCCATAGCCCAACGTACTCAAGCAATCCCTTCAACCCTTTCTCGGCTCGCACGCCCCATCCATGTCCGACGATCACTCCCGCTTCCCACTTCATCTTTGCCACTCCCAGTCCCAGAGGCCCCTTGGTTCAACACGTCCACTCCCTCCATCTACCGCCCCATCGCGCCCCTACCATCAACGCCCCTGCCTCCAACACCGCCGCGATCGTTCTCCGA GTTTGTCTTCGTGTTTTCTTCCATGGCGCTG GTGCGTCGGGCTATTCTACATAATGGGGAGAAAAGTGGTGTTAAAGATCCAGAGACCCTAGTCTAA